gtatgaattaaaaaaagacacagtatgaccaaaaaaaaccacGATGTATGGATATTGTCAGTGTAAGAGACACCTGCAAAGATCACAACTATGAAGAATGACACAAAAGAGAACAGTATCAGCAAATTAACACACAAGAAgttaaagaataaatacaaatgaaCAGTGAAAGAGTTCGGATTGCAGAACTGTGCACCAGTTAATGTTTTAAGAAACTATCCTGTATTTTGTTAAATGAATGACTCGAAACCAGATCACAAATAGTTATACTGTTGTTGTTCTTAGCACTAAGCTAAACTTAGCTGAACTAAATCCATGAACTGAGGTACATGGGCGTTCCTGTTAGCAGCTGCTAGCTAACTGAACTGAGGTACATGGGCGTTCCTGTTAGCAGCTGCTAGCTAACTGAACTGAGGTAGATGAGCGTTCCTCTTAGCAGCTGCTAGCTAACTGAACTGAGGTAGATGAGCGTTCCTCTTAGCAGCTGCTAGCTAACTGAACTGAGGTAGATGAGCGTTCCTCTTAGCAGCTGCTAGCTAACTGAGctaactgaactgaagtagatgGTAGCAGTAGTTAGTCGCCGACCGGCTGGCGGGGAAttgtgttttttctcattttgagttGTTATAGGTTAGAGTTCCGGTGTCACCTCGGTCAAAGTCCGCAGCTCCGCATCTGGGCCAACCCTAGGCATGTTACCAAAACACCTACAGAAAGTGTTAGTTCAGGGATGCTAACAGGCTAACAGCTAACACACAGGCTCCGTTCATTTACACATGATACAACTTCCAGCTTTTCACAATGAAAGCACCAACAGACGGAGCAGAAAAGCCGGTCAGACTGGTTTAAGTCACCTCCAGTCCGCTCTATTGATAGAAACACAATATTCTACTGCTTCTTAAGtatacctgaataaatatgagcaGATGAATGGAGTCAAAACATCTTTATATTTTCGCATGTAATCAAAGACATTTAAATATATTGTCATTAAAATGAGTTGAAACATTAAAACAACCTGATCAGAATTAACCCACCAAACTTCAGATGAAAACACGTGTACTTTAGATGAAAACGTGTACTTTAGATGAAAACACGTGTACTTTAGATGAAAACGTGTATTTTTGATGAAAACACGTGTACTTTAGATGAAAACGTGTACTTTTGATGAAAACACGTGTACTTTAGATGAAAACGTGTACTTTTGATAAAAACATGTGTACTTTAGATGAAAACACATGTACTTTAGATGAAAACGTGTACTTTAGATGAAAACACATGTAATTTTGATGAAAACAtgtatttcagatgaaaacacgtGTACTTTAGATGAAAACGTGTACTTTTGATAAAAACACGTGTACTTTAGATGAAAACACATGTAATTTAGATGAAAACGTGTACTTTAGATGAAAACACATGTAATTTTGATGAAAACATGTACTTCAGATGAAAACACGTGTACTTTAGATGAAAACGTGTACTTTAGATGAAAACAAGCGCACTTTAGTATCGTTAAGGTTTGAGTATTTGTACACTTGCAGTATGagtacttttactgtaaaacCCTCTGAACATTAACACAATGTCTCCATAACCGAAGTAAATATTTATCTTTAGTTGACATGTTTAATTGACTTTGGTAAAATTTTAATAGTTTATTTTTATACTGAGGTTCCCGCATCTTCTCCTCCAGTCGACAAACATATTCTTTGGTAAAGGTAGAAGAACCCTTAATGTTTCATCCAAGGTGAAAACCAGTCTGTTAATTACACAAAATAATCAATTAtaataaaatacactgaaaccAAACCCTGCTTTGAAACTGTCAGAAGCAAATGCAGATGTGTGTTAAATGTAAGCAGTAAAAGTTAAAGTGCTCCAGTACATGTGTGGTACCTCTTGGGTAGTACCTCTACTGTAGTACCTCTAGTTTAGTACCTCAAGTTTAGTACCTCTAGTGTGGTACAGCTAGTGTAGTACCTCCAATGTTGTACCTCTAGTGTAGTACATCTAGTGTAGTACCTCTATTGTGGTACATCTAGTGTAGTACCTCCAGTGTAGTACCTCTAGTGTAGTACATCTTGTCTGGTACCTCTAGTGTAGCACATCTAGTGTAGTACCTCTATTGTGGTACATCTAGTGTAGTACCTCCAGTGTAGTACCTCTAGTGTAGTACATCTAGTCTGGTACCTCTAGTGTAGTACCTCTATTGTGGTACCTCTAGTGTAGTACCTCTATTGTGGTACCTCTAGTCTGGTACCTCTAGTGTAGTACATCTAGTGTAGTACATCTAGTGTAGTACCTGTAGTGTAGTACTGGAGTGAAGTATTTGGATTGTGTTCCTTCCCTTCACTGTTAATCGGTCAGCTTTAATGTGAAAGGTGTGGCCTGTTGTAACCAATCACAGAGCAGCTCCAGTCACCAGGTGCTTTATTGATTATTTACACTTTGAATATGATGCGAGTCAGATTCCCAGCAGCCCCTGCAGTCGTCAGATGGGCGTGGCCCTCCACTCTTTGCCTTCTGTAAGAGCCCTTGGCTGATGAATGAACACGCTGTATCGGACACCCTGATTGGCCGCCGCCCTGACGAAGCGGCTGTTGGCCGTCATGGTAACAGCACGCAACGAGTCCCCGGTGCCAAAGATCAGCAGCGAGCGGCGGTTCACCTTCGTACTCGGAGTGAGACGGAGAGTCCGCTCCGACGGTCGATCATCCACCACCTGAACACATAAACCGAACAATCACCAATGACTGCTTGTTGACCAAAGCGTCGTGACATCTGACAAATGGACCAGAAACCAGGTGGATGGATCAACGCTGACGCCGCCCCTCACCTGCACATGTGACAGCAGCTTCTGAGCGCGCTCCTTCTCTCCAGCTCCGCCCAGCGTGTCCAGGATCACCTGGAAGTCGGTGACGGCAGCGCGACAGGCGAACAGCTCCTTCCCCTCCATGAAGGCGTCAAGTCGCGGTAGCACGGCCTCGCGGCGCTCCTGAGCCGCCTGCTCCGTCAGAACCGGCTCACGGAACGTCAGGTGACAGCGGCCGTGACTCAGAGATGACACGTATGTGATGAGTGTGGTGATGTCCAGGTTGACACGACGACACTCGTCCACCTTCACCTGGAAGAAGACAACAgctcaggttagggttaggaacaggaccagggttaggaacagcaccagggttaggaacagggttagggacaggaacagggttagggttaggaacaggaccagggttaggaacagggttagggacaggaacagggttaggaacagggttaggaacagggttagggacaggaacagggttaggaacaggaacagggttagggttaggaacagggttaggaacaggaccagggttaggaacagggttagggacaggaacagggttaggaacaggaacagggttagggttaggaacagggttaggaacaggaccagggttaggaacagggttagggacaggaacagggtttgggttaggaacagggttaggaacaggaccagggttaggaacagggttaggaacaggaacagggttagggtttccTGACACATCATATATGGCTTTACACTATTGTCACCAAAATGCTTATCAGGTAAGTTCAGACTTACGATTTTATCCATTtccagaaaatatttacatactaATGATAGTTTAATTAAATTATCTCCATGGACCTTGATCAACAGAACATTGAAACTAATGGACCACAATTCCATGTTACATTTAGATGAGTTCACTTATTTGATTCTACCTGTAACGGGAATGAAAGGCTTTCAACCACGTTGCTGCGGTCAACCCGTGTCAGGCCACACtcaggctcctcctccttctcctcctcctcctcctcctcttcctcttcctcatcctcctcctcctctgccaccAAGCCTTGGTTCTGGGTGGCAGGGACATCCTGCAGCTCCTCCTCGTCCATCTCCACTATGTTGACAGCCACAATGTCTCCACGGATGGACACCCCCATGTGGTGCAGGGTGTCGGCCATGGGCCTGGACACACCATTATAGAAGGCAAAGACCACACGGGGCTCAGTGTATTCGACAGGCGTCTGTCGAGCAGCGAGCAGGAAGTCCTCAGCCTGTGGACCATCACATGACACATCAAAACCAAACCAGAATTCAACAGCACATCAACAAAACGAACAAAGTCAACAATCAACACTGGAAACACAGTCAAGGTTCAACACTGGGAACAAAGTCCTTTGTCTGACGCTGACATGTTGACGAGGCCTATTgatatgtgatttttattttgtttggattGACAAAGGACGCCATGTCCCACATAAGATGGGTTTCTATGGAAAGTGGAATTTGAAGAACTGTATTTATTAGTTGATATGTAGAAATACAACTTGCAAGTGCTCCGTACTAGTCCCGCCCCTCAACCTCTTGGCCCTGCCCCTCAACCCACCTGCCTGACGACGCTCTTGTCTCCGTACTGGCCCCGCCCCTCAACCTCCTGGCCCTGCCCCTCAACCCACCTGCCTGACGATGCTCTTGTCTCTGTACTGGCCCCGCCCCTCAACCCACCTGCCTGACAATGCTCTTGTCTCCGTACTGGCCCCGCCCCTGCCATATGTTGTGCAGCGCCTCTGCCTTTCGTCCAACCGCCTTCACCCACGTGTGTCCATTGTTGCCAACTACGTCGACCACCAGCGTGCACCGGTTTCCAACCACATCGCGGTACGTGAAGACATGCAGCAAAGCGACCACGCCCTCCAGGTTCTCCGCAGACTCCACAATGGCACTCAGGTGCGTCAGGTTGGTGCTGTGCAGGTGCGACTCTTTGACGATGAGCTCTCCAGATTCGACACGCTGCAGGAAGCGCAGCTCGGCACGGAGTTTAGCGCACAACTTCCCGTGACCTTCCACCCCACGATTCAGCTGCTCCGCCCGCTGCAGTAGCGAGTGGGCCGTCGCAATTCGCTCCGACAGCGTCACCTGCATTGTCGCCATGGCAACAGGACCATTGCACCTATGAAAACATTGAAGAGGATGTTCAGAAAACAATCCAGATGAGACTGAAGTGGACCACGTCCACACCTGGTCTACACCTTGTCCTCGACCACACCTGATCTACATCTACACCTGGTCCACGTCCACACTTGGTCTACATCTGGTCCATATCCACACCTGGTCTATATCTACACCTGGTCCACgtccacacctggttcacatcCACATCTGGTTTACACCTGGTCCCTGTCTAGCCCTGGTCTACACCTAGACCATGTCCACACTTGGTGTGCACCTGGTCTACGTCTACATCCACATCTGGTTTACACCTGGTCCCTGTCCAGCCCTGGTCTACACCTAGACCACGTCCACACTTGGTGTACACCTGGACCTCAAGCACACCTGGTGTACACCTGGACTATGTCCACAGAAGGTCTACACCTGGTCTACATCCACACCTGGTCAACACCTGGTCCCTGTCTAGCCCTGGTCTACACCTAGTCCTGGTCCAGGCCTGGTCTACACCTAGTCCCTGTCTAGGCCTGGTCTACATTTCCGCAGTGACGTACGTGGGTTTGTCATCTGACGTCACCGTTAGCTTATCGTAGCTTAGCCTGTGTTAGGTTCGTGGGTGTTTCGGTGTTCTACATCAACCAGTGACTTTAAAACCTACACCAAACAAACAGCGCGGGTACTTACGGCGGCTGTTACGTATGACGTTTACGATTTCACGGTAAAAACGAGCTAATGAAGCTAAGGTTTCAGCTAATGCTACTGCTAACTGACAGACTGTTGTGTAGATCCGCTGGAGGAACGACAGTCTGTCTTCTTCTACGGATTGTGCTGCAGATCCTTCTTCTCACGTAACCGGCGGCGGAGTGAGGCAGAGAAGACCATCTGCTGCTGCCTGTGGTCATCTGGAGAATTACACCCTTATGTTTGTGCATACTGCAGACACCGAGAAAGGATTCACAAATGATGAACTCACAGGTTTTTCTGTTGCACACTGAATTGTACAGCaagaacaaaacagaaagaaaaatcacAGTACAGTTCATGTTTTACATGAAAACTCATGACAAAAGACTTATAAGTGCAGTGAAATCACAGTAAGAGACAGGGTGGAGGTTTGTGGATTGTTGGAGTTGAGGTTCAGGTctggggttaggaacagggttgggATTAGGGTTGAGGTctggggttaggaacagggttggggttgaggtctggggttaggaatagggttagggttcaggtctggtgtaGAGATTCAGGTCTGGGATTAGGAAGCGCAGATGACCTACCTCTACATGAAGCTGACGACCACATCTGCaaataaaaactacatttttttttttttttttttacatccaaatAAAAACATTGATGTTGCTTAATTTTGGACACTGTACCTTCTTTTAATAATATTCATATTACTCTTATAATCTGATTATTTTGGTATTTTCCTTTGGATGTGCCTTTTATCTATGAACTCACACTGCTGCACCGTGTCCAGTGTAAATCTGATGTAAAGAACCCTGACCTGTCAAACCTGAAGTCTAAGGGACTCTTCTACTTGGAGGTTTTATTTTCAGTTGGCTTTAGCTCTTTGTTATTTAGAGGCATTTTTAAAAGACTCAGTTCTAAGAAGGTCCTGGACTTTGGAACCATCTTCCAGTAAAATCCAATGACCTAGTTTTATGTAGAGGAATCCATGAAGGATCCTTCCCATCTGGGTCCTGGTCCAGACTTTGTTCTACATCATCACATACTGTATAGGTGAAGTGGATGAAGTCCACATCACTGGGGGCACTGATGGAGTTTTGAATCATTTTAATCTATGATGATACAAATGACAAGGGTGGGTCACATTTCAATGATCTCACACTCCTCAGTGAAACCCTTTAGAAGTGCACGTTTTCATCTCAGGACATTCAGACCTTCAGGTGTTCACACCTTCATTCAGGTGTTAAATGTTTTCATCACTCAGACATTTTCTCTGGTTTGGCAGACGGAATAAAAATGTACACTCTTCCTTGGATGTAGGTCTGAGCAAAGAACTAAGCACAGGAGTAATAAATAGGTTTTATTGATCTGTTGAACAGATGTGATTGACAACATGCTAAACAGAGCTAAGGCACATGAAGctgtgaggtcagaggtcaggtctCCCTTTAACGCAACATTAGTTATAAAAACACACCTGAACAGGTGAAACACAAACATTGAAAACAAAACTCATCCAGTCCAATCAGGGGCGAGTTGACCTACGCAGACACTGGACACTACTGACAGTCCACCTGTCCAGGGGTCACTGTCCAGgcgtcaggggtcaaaggtcagcaccTTAATCAGCTCTTTGCCTGCTTCCTCTTCTGAACGAGCTCCGCTAACATCTTATAGCGAATCATACAGTCCTCCTGGAAATTAACACACAACAATTAATcagtaaaaacacacaccagTTAATACATAACCATCAGCTGATCAGTTAATCACAAATCATGAAATGATCAATAACCCGGATTCTCAcagtaactaaaactaaactagcaGTTCCAAACGGTCAGGATGATGTGATGTACAAAACTGAAACCAAAGACAAATCCATCCAACTCTAATTCTACCTACACAAACTAACCCTGACCAAAGCGACCCAAATCCATCTAACCCTAGTTGTACCTAACCTAACTAACCcaaacccatctaaccctaacccatgtaaCCCTAGTTGTACCTTACATAACCCTAGCTCTACCTAACCCATCTAACTCTAATTCTACCTACACAAACTAACCCTGACCAAACCGACCCTAACCCATCTAACTCTAGTTCtacctaacccatctaaccctaaccatctAACCCTAGTAGTACCTAACTAACCCTAGACCAAGTATATAGTATAGTTTATAGTATAAAGTATAGGCTACAGTATATAGTTTATAGTATAAAGTATAGTTTATGGCAGGCATCATCAAATGGCGGACCTcggtccagacccagacccactgATGGTTCTGTCCAGACCCGTGACCAATCTCTGATAAATTCCTGAGAATGGATAATTTTCATAGAGTATTTTTTCTGACAGTGGTGGCTGTAGACAGCAGGTGCTGCTACTCCAGTTAATACCACAGTAGCTTGACTTAGATGAACCAATCAAATCACCTGTTTACTCTGCGCAGCGCGTGCACTAGAGCAGAGAGGAAGAGACAGTGATGACAGCATGTCTGCTCCAAAACAAGGAAAGGTGATGTGGAAAACCGCTGTTTTTTAGGGCGCTGTCACACTGCATACCCCAACCTGTACTgtacttggatacattcacacctttcccgcagatgttgcgttcagcAACATGTACTGCGGCCCATGGCAGAGTACAAGTAAGTGTTACAGacctgaaacagtaggtggagctgtgtggagggaattctgttgctatccaacaaacatagaagtcagaagaagacaaaccctgactgcagtgtttctgctggtaaggtttagatGTGGCGCAGCGCCACGACAAAATCCATACTGCCACACCAAACACTtcatacaaaaaatcatcactgttgcATTAGGTGTATTATACAGATGTAGaatatataatagtccaggacaaacgtcctaccccctcaaatgaaagtttgtgaagcttcgTGGACTAAATCAGTTTATTAAAATCTACTGAATGGAAATGACTGGTGTAATTAGTCTTTTAATAAACCATGTAACTTCACAGTGCACACGTCTGATGGTGCTCACACAGTTGGTGTGTTCGAACATGAACACTTAGATGGAACgttgtttattattatattagtattagtattattattagtgtttacTATATAGTTCCATTGATGGTACAGTTTACAGTATTAGTACTAACAGCTACAGTACTGGTATAtacactggtagtacttgtattagtagtagtagcattaaGTTATGGGTATTTGCTCTAGTCATTAGTAGTTACACTAGCaacagctgttctagtttttgATTTTCTTCCATTTGGAGCCTGAATCAGGTAAAATACCATCCCCTACAAACCTTTAAAAATGAAAGCCCACCCACTACACATCAgctccaaacacacacagaagtcTAGTACACCTCCACCACCTTCTGAACACTCTTCACTCATGTGGAGGTTAGAGTCACACTCACAATGGGGGAACAAGTTCCTTTAACTTTTAGTGAATTAACCTGAGCGCCAGGCAGCACCAGGCAGCGCGGAATTCAGCATCAGGCCGCGCAGCATTCAGTACCATCTTCATCCTTCTTGCCTCATAGTTAGAAGGTGGTGGGTTCTGGGTGGAGTTTGCCTCATAGTTAGAAGGTGGTGGGTTCTGGGTGGAGTTTGCCTCATAGTTAGAAGGTGGTGGGttctgggtggagtttgcatgttctctgtgTTGGTTCTCTTGACTGgttcccatcatccaaagacatgcactaacaggttaacTGGCCGATTTACATCACCCCTAGGTGTGAATAGTTGCTCATCTGCATGGTTAGCCCAGTGATGCCCTGGTGACGTGTCCAGGGCGGACCCTGCCTTTTACCTATTGGTAATTAACATAGCTCCTGCGACCCTCCAGAAGACTGAgcggttcagataatgaatgaatgaatgaactgaccCACTTTAAACCCAGTGAGTGTTGTGCACAGACTTGTGCAGTGTCAGGTGGTTGTAATGAATCAATAAGCAGTGAAGGTCTTACCTTAGTTTTCCCAGGTACCACCTTGGCAATCCGGTCCCAGCGCTCTGTGGTTCCTCTTGGAAACTGTTGCAGAGCTAGTTCCAGGAGCTTCTGTTGGTTCTGAGTCCAGATGCTACTCTGCGGCTCCACCCTTTCCTGAGGCTCTGTCCTCTCATCTTCAAGCGGTGCAGTGGGGTCAAAGTCTCTCTGCCGCCGACCTCTGACCCTAACCTCACCTCCGTCGGTCGTGGCAGTCGACTTCCTGTTCCTCTTCCTGATAACTGGAgccacttcctcttcctcctcctcctcctcttcctcctgttctTCAAAAGCCACGCCCCTCTGACTGATGGCATCGTCAAAAGGAAGAGCCCTCACAGGAAGTGGATGGCCCTTCAGCTCCGACAGCttcaccagacctgaaccagaacacATA
The DNA window shown above is from Sphaeramia orbicularis chromosome 17, fSphaOr1.1, whole genome shotgun sequence and carries:
- the c17h7orf25 gene encoding UPF0415 protein C7orf25 homolog codes for the protein MATMQVTLSERIATAHSLLQRAEQLNRGVEGHGKLCAKLRAELRFLQRVESGELIVKESHLHSTNLTHLSAIVESAENLEGVVALLHVFTYRDVVGNRCTLVVDVVGNNGHTWVKAVGRKAEALHNIWQGRGQYGDKSIVRQAEDFLLAARQTPVEYTEPRVVFAFYNGVSRPMADTLHHMGVSIRGDIVAVNIVEMDEEELQDVPATQNQGLVAEEEEDEEEEEEEEEEEKEEEPECGLTRVDRSNVVESLSFPLQVKVDECRRVNLDITTLITYVSSLSHGRCHLTFREPVLTEQAAQERREAVLPRLDAFMEGKELFACRAAVTDFQVILDTLGGAGEKERAQKLLSHVQVVDDRPSERTLRLTPSTKVNRRSLLIFGTGDSLRAVTMTANSRFVRAAANQGVRYSVFIHQPRALTEGKEWRATPI